The Opitutales bacterium ASA1 genome window below encodes:
- a CDS encoding single-stranded DNA-binding protein, translated as MASFNKVILMGNLTRDPELRVTPKGTAVCQIGLAVNQTYRDKDGNSREETTFIDVDAFGRQAEVIAKYLTKGRPVLIEGRLKLDSWESKEGEKRSKLKVVMENFQFVGGRGENEAGASSGGYEDSAPAPRAPQRSQSAPPKSSRAADVDEEDVPF; from the coding sequence ATGGCGTCGTTCAACAAGGTCATCCTCATGGGCAATCTGACTCGCGACCCCGAGTTGCGCGTCACCCCGAAGGGCACGGCGGTCTGTCAGATCGGTCTGGCCGTGAATCAGACCTATCGCGACAAGGACGGAAACTCGCGCGAGGAAACGACGTTCATCGACGTGGATGCCTTCGGGCGCCAGGCGGAGGTCATCGCCAAGTATCTCACCAAAGGGCGGCCGGTCTTGATCGAAGGGCGGCTCAAGCTCGACTCTTGGGAATCCAAAGAGGGCGAGAAGCGCAGCAAGCTGAAGGTCGTGATGGAAAACTTTCAGTTCGTGGGCGGGCGGGGCGAGAACGAGGCCGGAGCGAGCTCCGGCGGTTACGAAGACAGTGCTCCCGCGCCGCGCGCTCCGCAGCGTTCGCAATCCGCTCCCCCGAAGTCCTCGCGTGCGGCCGACGTCGACGAAGAAGACGTACCGTTCTGA
- a CDS encoding glycogen/starch/alpha-glucan phosphorylase: MAKTAAKSAAKASPAFNFNVGYSAEEIQRSISNHLKFTLARDPSTATKRDWWTCTALAVRDRILERMIRTQGAHNEKNVKRVYYLSLEYLMGRLLHNNLVSAGMLEQTEEALKNLGLDLAELREEEVDMALGNGGLGRLAACFLDSLATLDLPAVGYGINYEFGLFRQEFVGGHQVEHPDEWARYGTPWEVIRPEYTQTIKIYGRTETQFDDVGNARQVWVDAKTVLGVPSDVPIAGYGTNTVNFLRLWAARASEEFDFNTFNAGGYVEAVREKTVTESVSKVLYPNDKTENGKELRLVQQYFFVSCSLRDIIRRWRKANGDWAHFPEKVAVQLNDTHPAVAVAELMRILLDEEQLGWDAAWDIVNRTMAYTNHTLLPEALEKWGVPLFQRVLPRHLEIIFEINTRLMAAVEKKWPGDVAKKREASLIEENGAKMIRMANLAVFGSRSINGVAAIHSKLITANLFPEFFALFPERFNNKTNGITPRRWLLAANRPLAKLVTSKIGDGWPRDLDQLRKLEKWADDEAFQDAFMAIKHDNKKRLAAVIEAECGITVDPSAIFDVQIKRLHEYKRQHLNLLHILALYRRLLQNPGLDIQPRVFVFAAKAAPGYELAKTIIRAINAVGAAINNDSRIRGKLKVVFLPNYRVSLAAKIIPAADLSEQISTAGKEASGTGNMKLALNGALTIGTLDGANIEIGEEVGDDNIFIFGLTVDEVAELQARGYRPHDYYNRNAELRAVLDWLASDYFTPGEHGALASIRHSLLDGGDPFLVLADFAPYCEAQERVDAAYRDKRRWARMAILNTARVGKFSSDRTISEYNRDIWKLTPTKVP, encoded by the coding sequence GCCTCCCCGGCTTTCAACTTCAACGTCGGCTACTCCGCCGAAGAGATCCAGCGATCGATCTCCAACCACCTCAAGTTCACGCTCGCCCGCGATCCCTCCACTGCGACGAAGCGCGACTGGTGGACCTGCACCGCCCTCGCCGTGCGCGACCGCATCCTCGAGCGCATGATCCGCACGCAAGGCGCGCACAACGAGAAGAACGTCAAACGCGTCTACTACCTCTCGCTCGAGTACCTCATGGGGCGGTTGCTCCACAACAACCTCGTCAGCGCCGGCATGCTGGAGCAGACCGAGGAAGCGTTGAAGAATCTCGGCCTCGACCTCGCGGAGTTGCGCGAAGAGGAGGTCGACATGGCGCTCGGCAACGGTGGTCTCGGTCGCCTCGCCGCGTGCTTCCTCGATTCGCTCGCCACGCTCGATCTGCCCGCCGTCGGTTACGGCATCAACTACGAATTCGGCCTCTTCCGGCAGGAGTTCGTCGGCGGACATCAGGTCGAGCATCCCGACGAGTGGGCCCGCTACGGCACCCCGTGGGAGGTGATCCGCCCCGAGTACACGCAGACGATCAAGATTTACGGTCGCACCGAGACGCAGTTCGACGACGTGGGCAACGCCCGCCAAGTGTGGGTCGACGCCAAGACCGTGCTCGGCGTGCCCTCCGACGTGCCCATCGCGGGCTACGGCACCAATACCGTGAACTTCCTTCGACTCTGGGCGGCCCGCGCGTCCGAGGAGTTCGATTTCAACACCTTCAATGCCGGCGGCTACGTCGAGGCGGTGCGCGAGAAGACCGTGACCGAGAGCGTCTCGAAGGTCCTCTACCCGAACGACAAGACCGAGAACGGCAAGGAGTTGCGCCTCGTGCAGCAGTACTTCTTCGTCTCCTGCTCGCTGCGCGACATCATCCGCCGCTGGCGCAAGGCCAACGGCGACTGGGCGCACTTCCCCGAGAAGGTCGCCGTGCAGCTCAACGACACGCACCCCGCCGTGGCCGTGGCCGAACTCATGCGCATCCTCCTCGACGAGGAGCAGCTCGGCTGGGATGCGGCGTGGGACATCGTCAACCGCACGATGGCCTACACCAACCACACGCTCCTGCCCGAAGCGCTGGAGAAGTGGGGCGTGCCGCTCTTCCAACGTGTCCTCCCGCGTCACCTCGAGATCATTTTCGAGATCAACACCCGTCTCATGGCCGCAGTGGAGAAGAAGTGGCCGGGCGACGTCGCCAAGAAGCGCGAAGCCTCCCTCATCGAAGAGAACGGCGCGAAGATGATCCGCATGGCCAACCTCGCCGTGTTCGGCAGCCGCTCGATCAACGGCGTCGCCGCCATCCACTCGAAACTGATCACGGCGAACCTCTTCCCCGAGTTCTTCGCCCTCTTCCCCGAGCGCTTCAACAACAAGACCAACGGCATCACACCGCGCCGCTGGCTGCTCGCCGCCAACCGCCCGCTCGCCAAGCTCGTCACATCCAAGATCGGCGACGGCTGGCCGCGCGACCTCGACCAACTCCGCAAGCTCGAGAAGTGGGCCGACGACGAGGCGTTCCAAGACGCCTTCATGGCGATCAAGCACGACAACAAGAAGCGTCTCGCCGCCGTCATCGAGGCCGAGTGCGGCATCACCGTCGACCCCTCGGCCATCTTCGACGTGCAGATCAAGCGCCTGCACGAATACAAGCGCCAGCACCTCAACCTCCTCCACATCCTCGCGCTCTACCGCCGGCTGCTCCAGAACCCCGGCCTCGACATCCAGCCGCGCGTCTTCGTCTTCGCCGCCAAGGCCGCTCCCGGCTACGAACTCGCCAAGACGATCATCCGCGCGATCAACGCCGTCGGTGCCGCGATCAACAACGACTCGCGCATCCGCGGGAAACTGAAGGTCGTCTTCCTCCCCAACTACCGCGTCTCGCTCGCCGCCAAGATCATCCCCGCGGCCGATCTTTCCGAGCAGATCTCCACCGCCGGCAAGGAGGCCTCCGGCACCGGCAACATGAAGCTCGCCCTCAACGGCGCGCTCACCATCGGCACCCTCGACGGCGCCAACATCGAGATCGGCGAAGAGGTGGGCGACGACAACATCTTCATCTTCGGCCTCACCGTCGACGAAGTCGCGGAACTCCAGGCCCGCGGTTACCGCCCGCACGACTACTACAACCGCAACGCCGAGTTGCGGGCCGTGCTCGATTGGCTCGCCTCCGACTACTTCACGCCCGGCGAACACGGCGCGCTCGCCTCGATCCGACACAGCCTGCTCGACGGCGGCGACCCGTTCCTCGTCCTCGCCGACTTCGCCCCCTACTGCGAAGCCCAAGAGCGCGTCGACGCCGCCTACCGCGACAAACGCCGCTGGGCCAGGATGGCCATCCTCAACACCGCCCGCGTCGGCAAGTTCTCCAGCGACCGCACGATCAGCGAATACAACCGCGACATCTGGAAGCTGACCCCGACGAAGGTCCCGTGA
- a CDS encoding ribose-phosphate pyrophosphokinase: protein MRDPKLKIFSGNSNRVLAQEICDHIDVPLGDATVTSFPDGESFVKINENVRGQDVYIIQSTCPPTNHHLVELLIMIDAARRASAHRITAVLPFYGYARQDRKDQPRVPITAKLVANLLVAAGANRVLTMDLHAGQIQGFFDIPVDHLYASTVFYEYLQKMPSENLVVVSPDVGGVKMAAAYANMLQSGLGFVAKRRRTATTVEATNIVGEVEGCDVLIVDDITETAGTITAAAKLLREHGARKIRAAVTHSNLQELGFERLKGGFIDELITTNSIPMDPRGLPITVLSVARLLGEAIVRINCNESVTSLFRIKGF from the coding sequence ATGAGGGATCCCAAGCTCAAGATTTTTTCCGGAAACTCGAATCGCGTCCTCGCTCAGGAGATCTGCGATCACATCGACGTTCCACTCGGCGACGCGACGGTCACGAGTTTTCCCGACGGTGAGTCGTTCGTGAAGATCAACGAGAACGTGCGCGGGCAGGACGTCTACATCATCCAGTCGACGTGCCCGCCGACCAATCATCATTTGGTCGAGTTGCTCATCATGATAGACGCAGCGCGGCGCGCCTCGGCGCACCGAATCACCGCCGTGCTGCCGTTCTACGGGTACGCACGCCAAGATCGGAAAGATCAGCCGCGCGTTCCGATCACCGCGAAGCTCGTCGCCAACCTGCTCGTCGCAGCAGGAGCCAACCGCGTGTTGACGATGGACCTGCACGCGGGGCAGATCCAAGGTTTCTTCGACATCCCGGTCGATCATCTCTACGCCTCGACCGTGTTCTACGAGTATCTGCAAAAGATGCCTTCGGAGAATCTCGTCGTCGTGTCTCCGGACGTGGGAGGTGTGAAGATGGCGGCGGCCTACGCCAATATGCTCCAGTCCGGCCTTGGCTTCGTGGCCAAACGCCGACGCACGGCGACGACCGTCGAAGCGACGAACATCGTCGGTGAGGTCGAAGGTTGCGACGTGCTCATCGTCGACGACATCACGGAAACGGCGGGGACGATCACCGCGGCCGCAAAGCTTCTGCGTGAACACGGTGCCCGGAAAATCCGTGCCGCGGTCACGCACTCCAACCTGCAGGAGCTCGGCTTCGAGCGCCTCAAGGGCGGCTTCATCGACGAGTTGATCACCACCAACAGCATCCCGATGGATCCGCGGGGACTGCCGATCACGGTCTTGAGCGTCGCGCGCCTCTTGGGCGAAGCGATCGTGCGGATCAACTGCAACGAGAGTGTGACCAGTCTCTTCCGGATCAAGGGGTTCTGA
- the dnaB gene encoding replicative DNA helicase: protein MHEPTGSPAAVPAGREMPHSADAEAGLIACCMLDSVDVVSRCHEQKLNAEAFYLPAHRALFEAVLALVERRSPVDLILLCEELRSRGQLDTVGGPVFVSELTNRIATTAHASHFIEIVREKHLLRRLIRTATKTVERCFDYGQDDLEEFIQEIEQEIFKISEDRYTDSAKKIADSVTGAVKIIQKLLERGGELSGLSTGFKDLDTMTFGFHPQEMIVLAARPSMGKTSLAMNMAESAALPKKGRTPVNVLVFSLEMSAEQLAMRLLTCRARVSSERLRGGFANREEQERLAQAAVELKTAPLWIDDSGQLTIHELRAKARRVHSRNPLGLIVIDYLQLISGTDAKVQREQQIAEISRGLKAMAKELAVPVIVLSQLNRESEKEKRQPRLSDLRESGSIEQDADLVLLLARPKDAKDDFSVASDHADLIVAKQRNGPVGEVKLTFLREITRFENYAE, encoded by the coding sequence ATGCACGAGCCCACGGGCTCTCCTGCGGCTGTCCCGGCCGGGCGCGAGATGCCGCACAGCGCGGACGCGGAAGCCGGGCTGATTGCTTGCTGCATGCTCGACAGCGTCGACGTGGTGTCGCGCTGCCACGAGCAGAAGCTCAACGCGGAGGCGTTCTACCTGCCCGCGCACCGCGCGCTCTTCGAGGCGGTACTCGCGCTCGTGGAAAGGCGCAGCCCTGTCGACCTCATCCTCTTGTGCGAAGAGCTGCGCTCGCGAGGGCAGCTCGACACCGTCGGCGGGCCGGTGTTCGTGAGCGAACTCACGAACCGCATCGCGACCACGGCGCACGCGTCGCACTTCATCGAGATCGTCCGCGAAAAGCACCTGCTGCGGCGCCTCATCCGGACCGCGACCAAGACGGTGGAGCGCTGCTTCGATTACGGACAGGACGACCTCGAGGAGTTCATCCAAGAAATCGAGCAGGAGATCTTCAAGATCAGCGAGGATCGCTACACCGACTCCGCGAAGAAGATCGCGGACTCGGTCACGGGTGCGGTCAAAATCATCCAGAAACTGCTCGAGCGAGGCGGCGAACTGAGCGGACTCTCCACCGGTTTCAAGGACCTCGACACGATGACGTTCGGGTTCCACCCGCAAGAGATGATCGTGCTCGCGGCGCGTCCTTCGATGGGCAAGACGAGTCTCGCGATGAACATGGCCGAATCGGCCGCGCTCCCGAAGAAGGGACGCACGCCCGTCAACGTGCTCGTGTTCAGCCTGGAGATGAGTGCCGAGCAGCTCGCGATGCGTCTGCTCACGTGTCGTGCGCGAGTAAGCTCGGAACGGTTGCGGGGTGGTTTCGCCAACCGCGAGGAGCAGGAACGTCTCGCGCAAGCAGCGGTCGAACTGAAGACCGCTCCGCTCTGGATCGATGATTCCGGCCAGCTCACCATTCACGAACTGCGCGCCAAGGCGCGACGTGTGCACTCGCGCAATCCGCTCGGGTTGATCGTGATCGACTACTTGCAGCTCATCTCCGGCACCGATGCCAAAGTGCAGCGCGAGCAGCAGATCGCCGAAATCTCTCGCGGCCTCAAGGCGATGGCCAAGGAACTCGCCGTGCCCGTGATCGTGCTCTCGCAGCTCAACCGCGAATCGGAGAAGGAGAAACGCCAACCGCGCCTCTCCGATCTGCGCGAATCGGGCTCGATCGAACAGGACGCCGATCTTGTCTTGCTCCTGGCGCGTCCCAAGGATGCAAAGGACGACTTTTCCGTCGCTTCCGACCACGCCGACTTGATCGTTGCCAAGCAACGAAATGGACCGGTAGGGGAGGTCAAACTCACTTTCTTGCGCGAGATTACCCGTTTTGAAAACTACGCCGAATAG
- the bamA gene encoding outer membrane protein assembly factor BamA: MSIVSSATVGWTQTGAGAGGVPTIRKVEVKFTGVATVTEEIVRANMSLRDGMPYDDTLIDRDIQSLYRTGLFEFIEVRRIPVSGNQVDVVFELRPKFRVGAIRFEGNRRVSTRRLEAEITIRNNFALDERMVKEDADKITEHYRKNGFSQARVEYVIERNPVTGYGTVVFKIEEGDKVKIRSIDFVGNEAVKDRALRKQMEVRKWWFLSWLTGSGRFDDKKFDEDLAKVRDYYRERGFLDVEIDLAKVTFSYPSASKMTITIPVKEGRQYRIGDVKVTGVKLFPVELVRRIARVDTGDVYAPGKLGEEQERVQEFYGQFGYLETNVRVIRRPNVTTGAIDLEFVVDESERYYVESVEIDGNTKTKSIVVLREVLLAPGDVFDSIRMETSRARLENTRFFEDVDVRPESTNIPNRKKLKISFREGRTGNLTFGAGFSSLESAVFFIELTQSNFDLLNRRSMFQGDGQKFRLKAQIGSRSSELVMAFEEPWLFEQALAFGFQVYRTRSDYTSSIYDELRYGFEVYIRRALFELVVARLSYRWETIDIFNVSSGAFSQFFGIDGERSVSKVGLALERDTRNNLITTTRGSRFEGIFEVAGGPFGSDVDYYRLEGRAAHYFPLFEEQRQVLEVIGRLGVVNEFGDSTDVPFFDRFFLGGPNTLRGFEFREVGPKIGGEPSGGKTYGFLSLEYSLDIVAPVRFALFYDAGFVNKGAFDFNPTGYNDNFGFGIRFFVLGSPLRLDYGIPITTDRDNDEGNQFNFSFGTRF, encoded by the coding sequence GTGTCGATCGTCTCCTCCGCCACCGTCGGGTGGACGCAGACGGGCGCGGGGGCCGGGGGAGTGCCGACCATCCGCAAAGTCGAGGTCAAGTTCACCGGAGTGGCCACCGTCACCGAGGAGATCGTCCGCGCCAACATGTCGTTGCGCGACGGCATGCCCTACGACGACACCCTCATCGACCGCGACATCCAGTCCCTCTACCGAACCGGCCTGTTCGAGTTCATCGAGGTGCGCCGGATTCCCGTTTCCGGCAACCAAGTGGACGTGGTCTTCGAGCTTCGACCCAAGTTTCGCGTCGGTGCCATCCGTTTCGAAGGCAACCGCCGCGTGTCGACGCGCCGCCTCGAGGCCGAGATCACCATTCGCAACAACTTCGCCCTCGACGAACGCATGGTGAAGGAGGACGCCGACAAGATCACCGAGCACTACCGCAAGAACGGCTTCTCCCAGGCGCGCGTGGAGTACGTGATCGAGCGCAACCCCGTGACCGGTTACGGCACGGTCGTCTTCAAGATCGAGGAAGGCGACAAGGTGAAGATCCGCAGCATCGACTTCGTCGGCAACGAAGCGGTCAAGGATCGGGCGTTGCGCAAACAGATGGAGGTGCGCAAGTGGTGGTTTCTCTCGTGGCTCACCGGTAGTGGCCGGTTCGACGACAAGAAGTTCGACGAGGACCTCGCCAAGGTGCGCGACTACTACCGCGAACGCGGTTTTCTGGACGTCGAGATCGACCTCGCCAAGGTCACGTTCTCGTACCCGTCGGCCTCGAAGATGACGATCACCATCCCCGTGAAGGAAGGGCGGCAGTATCGCATCGGCGACGTCAAGGTGACCGGGGTGAAGCTCTTTCCGGTCGAACTCGTCCGCCGTATCGCCCGCGTGGATACGGGCGACGTCTACGCTCCGGGCAAACTCGGCGAGGAGCAGGAGCGCGTCCAGGAGTTCTACGGCCAGTTCGGCTACCTCGAGACCAACGTCCGCGTGATTCGCCGCCCCAACGTCACGACCGGCGCGATCGACCTCGAGTTCGTCGTCGACGAGAGCGAGCGCTACTACGTCGAGTCCGTGGAGATCGACGGCAACACCAAGACCAAGAGCATCGTCGTGTTGCGCGAAGTGTTGCTCGCACCCGGCGACGTGTTCGACAGCATTCGCATGGAGACCAGTCGTGCGCGTTTGGAGAACACTCGCTTCTTCGAGGACGTCGACGTGCGGCCCGAATCGACGAACATCCCGAACCGCAAGAAGCTCAAGATCTCCTTCCGCGAAGGCCGCACGGGCAACCTGACCTTCGGAGCGGGTTTCTCTTCGTTGGAGAGCGCGGTCTTCTTCATCGAGCTGACGCAGTCCAACTTCGACCTGTTGAATCGCCGCTCGATGTTCCAAGGCGACGGTCAGAAGTTCCGGCTCAAGGCGCAGATCGGCTCGCGATCCAGTGAACTCGTCATGGCCTTCGAAGAGCCGTGGTTGTTCGAGCAGGCGCTCGCGTTCGGTTTCCAAGTCTACCGGACACGTTCCGACTACACGAGCAGCATTTACGACGAGCTGCGCTACGGTTTCGAGGTCTACATCCGCCGCGCGTTGTTCGAACTCGTCGTCGCGCGCCTGTCGTATCGGTGGGAGACCATCGACATCTTCAACGTCTCCTCGGGCGCGTTCAGCCAGTTCTTCGGTATCGACGGCGAGCGAAGCGTCTCGAAGGTCGGATTGGCGCTCGAGCGGGACACGCGAAACAACCTCATCACCACCACCCGCGGCAGTCGTTTCGAGGGTATCTTCGAAGTGGCGGGCGGACCGTTCGGATCGGACGTCGATTACTACCGACTCGAAGGCCGGGCGGCGCACTACTTCCCCCTCTTCGAGGAGCAGCGCCAAGTGCTCGAGGTGATCGGCCGACTCGGTGTCGTGAACGAATTCGGAGACAGCACCGACGTACCGTTCTTCGACCGGTTCTTCCTCGGCGGGCCGAACACCTTGCGTGGTTTCGAGTTCCGCGAGGTCGGTCCGAAGATCGGGGGCGAGCCGAGCGGTGGAAAGACCTACGGTTTCCTCAGCCTCGAGTATTCGTTGGACATCGTGGCCCCGGTGCGTTTCGCCCTCTTCTACGACGCCGGCTTCGTCAACAAAGGCGCCTTCGACTTCAACCCCACCGGATACAACGACAATTTTGGTTTCGGAATCCGCTTCTTCGTGCTTGGTTCGCCGCTACGCCTCGACTACGGCATCCCGATCACGACGGATCGCGACAACGACGAAGGCAACCAGTTCAACTTCTCCTTCGGAACCCGTTTCTAG
- the rplI gene encoding 50S ribosomal protein L9, with protein sequence MASSEVLLIKPVENLGGEGDQVRVRAGYARNFLLPRKLAVPMTAANRKQIEALRKARERREMDELTYARNLGEKITATRIAIAVKTGEGGRMFGAVTAADLHAKLLEAGVEVDRKRIHLHAPVKTLGQHETKVKLHADVVVDLTFDVVSENPIVPTAE encoded by the coding sequence ATGGCTTCCTCCGAAGTTCTTCTCATCAAGCCCGTCGAAAATCTCGGCGGCGAAGGCGATCAGGTCCGCGTGCGTGCCGGCTACGCGCGCAACTTCCTTCTTCCCCGCAAGCTCGCCGTCCCGATGACGGCCGCCAACCGCAAGCAGATCGAGGCGCTCCGCAAAGCGCGCGAACGCCGCGAGATGGACGAGCTCACCTACGCCCGCAATCTCGGCGAGAAGATCACCGCGACGCGTATCGCGATCGCCGTGAAGACCGGCGAAGGCGGCCGCATGTTCGGCGCGGTGACCGCGGCCGACCTGCACGCCAAGCTCCTGGAGGCGGGCGTCGAAGTGGATCGCAAGCGCATCCATCTGCACGCTCCGGTGAAGACCCTCGGGCAGCACGAGACCAAGGTGAAGCTCCACGCCGACGTGGTGGTCGATCTCACCTTCGACGTCGTCTCGGAGAACCCGATCGTCCCGACCGCGGAGTAA
- the lpxD_1 gene encoding UDP-3-O-(3-hydroxymyristoyl)glucosamine N-acyltransferase: MQFSFSISELIEICTPIETIGTVHVSITGLASLKHAGPGDLSFLTAKRYRAAVADCNASVVLVPADFDGEPREDQVFLRVANPSRALGRICAQLDRLLWPRPEPGVHPSAVVHETARLGKDVIVGPLVVIEAGAAVGDRSWIEAGAFLGRAVMVGDDCRLGPGCRVLAECAIGNRCLLHPGVVIGSDGFGYDSSAKGHEKLPQVGTVTIGNDVEIGANSTIDRGRFAATSVGDGTKIDNLVQIGHNCVVGRHCILCSQVGLAGSTTLEDFVVAAGQVGFAGHLTVGSGSMLAGRTAIYSDHPAGSKLKGDPPLPLHQAQRVAALMKRLPELFGRVDDLERRALAES, translated from the coding sequence ATGCAGTTCTCGTTTTCGATTTCGGAACTGATCGAGATTTGCACGCCGATCGAAACGATCGGTACGGTGCACGTGTCGATTACGGGACTCGCCTCGTTGAAGCATGCGGGGCCGGGTGATCTGTCTTTTCTGACCGCCAAACGGTATCGCGCCGCGGTCGCCGATTGTAATGCTTCCGTCGTGCTCGTGCCGGCCGATTTCGACGGCGAGCCCCGTGAAGACCAGGTGTTCTTGCGGGTCGCCAATCCCTCTCGCGCGCTCGGCCGGATATGTGCGCAACTCGACCGCCTGTTGTGGCCGCGTCCCGAGCCCGGCGTGCATCCTTCGGCCGTCGTCCACGAAACCGCGCGGCTCGGAAAGGACGTGATCGTCGGACCGTTGGTCGTGATCGAAGCGGGAGCCGCCGTCGGCGATCGAAGCTGGATCGAAGCGGGCGCCTTTCTCGGAAGAGCCGTCATGGTGGGCGACGACTGTCGCCTCGGTCCGGGGTGTCGCGTCCTCGCCGAGTGCGCCATCGGCAACCGGTGCTTGCTGCACCCGGGGGTCGTGATCGGCTCCGACGGATTCGGTTACGACTCGAGCGCGAAGGGGCATGAAAAGCTCCCGCAGGTCGGAACGGTGACGATCGGCAACGACGTCGAAATCGGTGCGAACTCGACGATCGATCGCGGACGTTTCGCGGCCACTAGTGTCGGGGACGGCACCAAGATCGACAACCTCGTCCAGATCGGACACAACTGCGTCGTGGGTCGCCATTGCATCCTGTGTTCTCAAGTGGGTCTCGCAGGAAGCACCACGCTCGAGGATTTCGTGGTCGCCGCCGGGCAAGTCGGATTCGCCGGGCACCTCACGGTGGGCAGCGGTTCCATGCTGGCGGGCAGGACCGCGATCTACTCCGATCATCCTGCGGGCAGCAAACTGAAGGGCGATCCACCGCTGCCGCTGCACCAAGCGCAACGCGTCGCGGCGTTGATGAAGCGGCTTCCGGAACTGTTCGGCCGGGTCGACGATCTGGAACGTCGTGCCTTGGCCGAATCCTGA
- the pth gene encoding aminoacyl-tRNA hydrolase, translating into MRESVQLVAGLGNPGPEYAKTRHNVGFRLLDAWAGARGLSWRLASEFHGQICTADFEGRRVVFLKPLTYMNDSGRAVGALARYHKLSAVQVAVVCDEINLPFGRAKLTTSGSAGGHNGLASVIAHLGGDFVRYRLGVGPKQPPGIELKDYVLGRLTPEQDSLFTQALPEHLDGLNLLLAAGIDQAMNRINRRPSIHDRSNQENV; encoded by the coding sequence TTGAGAGAGTCGGTCCAACTCGTCGCGGGACTCGGAAACCCGGGTCCCGAATACGCCAAGACGAGGCACAACGTCGGTTTCCGCCTGCTCGATGCGTGGGCTGGAGCGCGCGGCTTGTCTTGGCGTCTCGCTTCGGAGTTTCACGGGCAGATCTGCACCGCGGACTTCGAGGGTCGGCGCGTGGTGTTCTTGAAGCCCTTGACCTACATGAACGACAGCGGTCGTGCGGTGGGCGCGCTGGCTCGATACCACAAGCTCTCGGCGGTGCAGGTCGCCGTGGTGTGCGACGAAATCAATCTCCCGTTCGGGCGTGCCAAGTTGACGACGTCCGGTAGCGCCGGTGGTCACAACGGCCTCGCGAGCGTCATCGCTCATCTGGGCGGAGACTTCGTCCGCTACCGGCTCGGTGTCGGTCCGAAGCAGCCGCCCGGAATCGAACTCAAGGACTACGTTCTCGGTCGACTCACTCCCGAACAAGACTCCCTTTTCACACAAGCCCTGCCCGAACATCTCGACGGCCTGAACCTGCTCTTGGCGGCAGGGATCGATCAGGCCATGAACCGAATCAACAGACGCCCTTCCATCCATGACCGTAGCAATCAAGAGAACGTATAA